In Deinococcus wulumuqiensis R12, the following are encoded in one genomic region:
- the cas5c gene encoding type I-C CRISPR-associated protein Cas5c: protein MKDPSVSLRVRGNYALFSRPEFKVERVTYPIITPSAARGALEAVYWKPEIKYRIRRIGVVKLGTTTTVLRNELSNRQGKTPIYVEDDRQQRSSLLLKDVEYLIHADIVVQPHAFARANGVNLQVKHTECFMRRAVAGQCRHQPYLGTREFSAEFEAAALDEKPDNSLNQNLGNMLLDIAFVPSKTRKEMQFKRHDGKKWSLVDGYMEAVYFNATLKGGWVDVVTEISNPYAKVDALEGRHA, encoded by the coding sequence ATGAAAGACCCGTCGGTCAGCCTGCGCGTGCGGGGCAACTACGCCCTGTTCAGTAGACCGGAATTCAAAGTCGAGCGCGTGACTTATCCAATTATCACGCCTAGCGCGGCACGCGGAGCACTCGAAGCGGTGTACTGGAAGCCAGAAATCAAGTACCGAATCCGGCGCATCGGGGTGGTGAAACTAGGCACCACGACCACCGTGCTCCGCAACGAACTCAGCAACAGGCAGGGGAAAACCCCTATTTACGTTGAAGACGACAGGCAGCAGCGTTCCAGCCTGCTCCTCAAGGACGTGGAGTACCTCATTCATGCTGACATCGTGGTGCAGCCTCATGCTTTTGCCCGGGCTAATGGCGTGAACCTGCAAGTGAAGCACACCGAATGCTTTATGCGCCGGGCTGTGGCTGGGCAATGCCGCCACCAACCTTACCTGGGAACCCGCGAATTCAGCGCGGAGTTTGAAGCGGCGGCGCTGGATGAGAAGCCCGACAACTCGCTGAACCAGAACCTTGGCAACATGCTGCTGGACATTGCCTTTGTCCCCAGCAAAACCCGCAAGGAAATGCAGTTCAAGCGGCACGACGGCAAAAAATGGAGTCTAGTAGACGGCTATATGGAAGCGGTGTACTTCAATGCCACCCTGAAAGGTGGCTGGGTAGACGTGGTAACGGAAATCAGCAACCCTTACGCCAAAGTGGACGCGCTGGAGGGTCGCCATGCTTGA
- a CDS encoding type I-C CRISPR-associated protein Cas8c/Csd1, with product MLDALVNLAGDAEFREKLPPTGFYNYSQPIRWTVQVSENGARLEESNLEGLHWARPYTGRTSSTDAHALADEAAYALGIEQLDDKGGKATKVLTEKHPNFLQLLDKMADAPEIGSELRTAILQVKKAIKERWLESDTRFKEVMAKDWVAFELTYGPLAGQRLFKLPEAKAFWVTEAQERVAVRDSEKNIVMGECAVCGQNKPLIGRIPVGVRIVKSPRPIHSYNQTAFLSGRGEFKKRVKGEDVRVAHINLCFECADVATQVLNTLAQDKKSRRVLVKDEDQPESLTNQVALFWIEKGGATLPEAEFDFASAFGDLLKPVATSDDDDLSAEGEEKPKAKKGRKAVADAPKPQARLSQLANFLNIQRRAADHFTNIDGAKFALAVFSPNVGRTALREWLYKDLDKVIPHARLYLNATRINDAWGKPGEPQSINALMEALDSKNANLTRHLIRTAYEGALPPQEMLVLAVQRFRTLLVSGEESEPRKEFLRRTHLHSLASAMKLALFHYQIRDLPGGKTYMVGLENLETNSAYLCGRLLALLEEAQQVYTFRQHGNRLKTPITQRSFGAAMVSPSNAFPRLVALATTAHMPKAGKHLTVALEELVDQIVSVGGYPSSLNIQEQGKFGLGYWHQRGELRKHRQPDGQAEDGQGQSSGGEE from the coding sequence ATGCTTGACGCCCTGGTCAATCTGGCAGGCGACGCCGAATTCAGGGAGAAGCTTCCGCCCACCGGGTTTTACAACTACTCGCAGCCCATCCGCTGGACGGTTCAAGTCAGCGAGAACGGGGCGCGGCTGGAAGAATCCAACCTGGAAGGCTTGCACTGGGCGCGGCCTTACACCGGGCGCACCAGCAGCACAGATGCTCATGCTCTTGCAGATGAGGCTGCTTATGCCCTTGGCATTGAGCAACTTGATGACAAAGGTGGTAAGGCAACAAAAGTTCTGACCGAGAAGCATCCAAACTTCTTGCAGCTGTTAGACAAGATGGCAGATGCACCGGAAATAGGTTCAGAACTTCGCACAGCCATTTTGCAGGTCAAGAAAGCTATTAAAGAAAGATGGCTAGAGTCAGATACGAGATTTAAAGAAGTGATGGCCAAGGACTGGGTGGCGTTTGAACTGACGTATGGTCCGCTGGCCGGGCAACGCCTCTTTAAACTGCCGGAGGCTAAAGCTTTCTGGGTCACGGAAGCCCAGGAACGCGTCGCCGTCCGGGACAGTGAAAAGAACATTGTGATGGGCGAATGCGCGGTATGCGGGCAGAATAAGCCGCTGATTGGGCGTATCCCCGTCGGGGTAAGAATAGTCAAATCCCCACGTCCGATTCATTCATATAACCAAACAGCATTCTTGAGTGGAAGGGGAGAATTCAAAAAGAGGGTCAAAGGTGAAGATGTAAGAGTTGCTCATATTAACTTGTGTTTTGAATGCGCCGATGTAGCCACACAAGTTTTGAACACCTTGGCGCAAGATAAGAAATCAAGGCGAGTCCTTGTAAAAGATGAAGACCAGCCTGAGAGCCTAACTAACCAGGTTGCCCTGTTCTGGATTGAGAAGGGAGGCGCGACCCTGCCCGAAGCCGAGTTTGACTTTGCCAGCGCCTTCGGTGACCTTCTGAAACCAGTGGCCACCAGCGATGACGACGACTTGAGCGCAGAAGGGGAAGAAAAGCCCAAGGCCAAGAAGGGGAGAAAAGCTGTGGCCGACGCGCCAAAGCCACAGGCGCGACTCTCGCAGCTCGCCAACTTTTTGAACATTCAGCGCCGGGCAGCTGACCACTTCACCAACATTGACGGGGCTAAATTTGCCCTGGCGGTGTTCAGCCCAAATGTGGGGCGTACCGCGCTGCGCGAGTGGCTGTACAAGGACTTAGATAAAGTCATTCCACATGCCCGGCTGTATCTGAACGCCACCAGAATCAATGACGCTTGGGGAAAGCCAGGAGAGCCACAGTCCATCAACGCCTTGATGGAGGCGCTGGACAGCAAGAACGCCAACCTGACCCGTCACCTGATTCGCACCGCTTATGAGGGTGCACTACCGCCGCAGGAAATGCTGGTGCTGGCCGTACAACGCTTCCGCACGCTCTTAGTGAGTGGAGAGGAGTCTGAACCTCGTAAGGAATTTCTCCGGCGTACTCATCTTCATTCATTGGCCTCAGCAATGAAACTGGCACTCTTCCATTATCAAATCAGGGACTTGCCGGGAGGAAAAACATATATGGTTGGACTGGAAAATCTGGAAACGAACAGCGCTTATTTATGCGGACGACTGCTTGCCCTCTTAGAAGAGGCACAGCAGGTATATACCTTCAGGCAGCACGGCAACCGACTTAAAACCCCGATTACTCAGAGAAGTTTTGGAGCAGCAATGGTTTCGCCCTCTAACGCTTTCCCGCGTCTAGTAGCCTTGGCAACTACCGCCCATATGCCGAAGGCTGGTAAGCACCTTACGGTAGCCCTGGAGGAATTGGTTGACCAGATTGTGTCCGTGGGAGGCTACCCGTCATCACTGAATATCCAAGAACAGGGCAAGTTTGGGTTGGGCTACTGGCATCAGCGCGGCGAACTTAGAAAACATAGACAGCCAGATGGACAAGCAGAAGATGGACAAGGTCAAAGCTCAGGAGGAGAAGAATGA